Proteins from one uncultured Anaeromusa sp. genomic window:
- a CDS encoding alkaline phosphatase encodes MNKKKWLMPCAALAVMVAILVALAMPQTNAVADAANDQAYYGKKAKYVFYFIGDGMALSQINSTEIFKGTQNGNGPMGRQPMNFTAFSHQGVQRTQSADTFITESAAAGTALATGNKTNNDILGMDPTKSVKFKTMAEMAKEKGMRVGIVSSVSLDHATPGAFYAHQPTRKNYYEIGQEMINSNFDYFAGGGLLAPTGKKKDQPNLLDIAKQKGYQVALSIEEIQKIGRGSGKTIAIAPNLAAEEAMSYEIDRGEKVSLAEFTRKGIEVLDNQNGFFMMVEGGKVDWACHANDAATTVKDVMAFEEAIAEALKFYAKHPDETLIVVTGDHETGGMTIGFAGTGYKTFFSKLGGQTLSYEEFDKQIKTYRDQVGDSNANLDDWLPALANQFGMNELTAYEKNRLAQALAFSMIDPKKRPADEETTLAYGPYEPFSVTVTHLLNQRAGIGWTTYAHTGVAVPVYAQGTGSAVFDGYYDNTDVAKKMMNIMGVSK; translated from the coding sequence GTGAATAAGAAAAAATGGCTGATGCCCTGTGCTGCGCTGGCGGTGATGGTGGCGATTTTGGTGGCATTAGCTATGCCGCAGACTAACGCAGTGGCTGACGCGGCCAATGACCAGGCTTACTATGGGAAAAAAGCGAAATACGTATTTTACTTTATTGGCGACGGTATGGCATTGAGCCAGATTAACTCTACGGAAATCTTCAAAGGGACTCAGAATGGCAACGGACCTATGGGCAGGCAGCCTATGAATTTTACCGCCTTTTCTCATCAGGGCGTGCAGCGGACGCAGTCGGCGGATACATTCATTACGGAATCAGCTGCCGCAGGAACGGCACTGGCGACTGGCAACAAAACCAATAATGACATTTTGGGCATGGATCCTACAAAGAGTGTGAAGTTTAAAACCATGGCGGAAATGGCCAAGGAAAAAGGCATGAGAGTAGGCATTGTCTCCAGTGTGTCCTTGGACCATGCAACTCCAGGCGCTTTTTATGCGCATCAACCGACTCGCAAAAACTATTATGAAATTGGTCAGGAAATGATTAACAGCAATTTTGATTATTTTGCCGGCGGCGGTCTGTTGGCGCCTACAGGCAAGAAAAAAGACCAGCCTAATTTGCTGGATATTGCCAAACAAAAAGGCTATCAAGTAGCTCTTTCGATCGAAGAAATCCAGAAGATTGGCCGCGGCAGCGGCAAAACGATTGCCATTGCTCCAAACCTGGCGGCGGAAGAAGCCATGTCCTATGAAATTGACCGTGGCGAAAAAGTGTCTTTAGCTGAGTTTACCCGCAAAGGCATTGAGGTGCTGGATAATCAGAACGGCTTTTTCATGATGGTGGAAGGCGGCAAGGTCGATTGGGCTTGCCATGCTAATGATGCGGCGACAACTGTAAAGGATGTCATGGCATTTGAAGAAGCCATTGCAGAAGCGCTGAAGTTCTATGCCAAACATCCGGATGAAACATTGATTGTCGTTACTGGCGACCATGAGACCGGCGGCATGACCATTGGCTTTGCCGGTACTGGTTACAAGACGTTCTTCAGTAAATTGGGCGGACAGACCTTGTCTTATGAAGAATTTGACAAACAGATCAAAACCTACCGCGATCAAGTAGGCGATTCTAATGCCAATTTGGATGACTGGCTGCCTGCGTTGGCCAACCAATTTGGCATGAACGAATTGACTGCCTACGAGAAAAATCGTTTGGCTCAAGCGTTGGCTTTCAGCATGATCGATCCCAAAAAACGTCCTGCTGACGAAGAAACTACCTTGGCATACGGACCCTACGAGCCCTTCTCTGTAACGGTGACTCATCTGTTGAATCAGCGCGCGGGGATTGGCTGGACCACCTATGCTCATACTGGCGTGGCTGTGCCTGTGTATGCCCAAGGAACCGGCAGCGCCGTTTTTGACGGGTATTATGATAATACAGATGTGGCGAAAAAAATGATGAATATTATGGGTGTTTCTAAATAA